A stretch of Episyrphus balteatus chromosome 2, idEpiBalt1.1, whole genome shotgun sequence DNA encodes these proteins:
- the LOC129910067 gene encoding uncharacterized protein LOC129910067 → MNSSFKLSKDFRMAFKQKLENRLHVVKQEPLPFNIKQEIQPLQENRSIKQECIKIESTNEPFIPMNWCTTEPKHEIIIPKLEDKRHVSRNGYKFNSHQSKLLPPKKKRPQQQNRKPQIEIAIRVHENLSSKDPNSLTQRQLDSLTWAETVIVRSALPRHERRPPAELQGPIEIQDDNPANDLLNQAFIQNETIHVIPDTLQLAVINSANSGGRYSLAQARLIEKTLSKAVINYILENPRAKLPVFGKSVYFDGVLVLDCKDEESYNFAKLILSDIKLWEGSRLKMVEPEKTPFNSIGTLHIPDVGIDKNLVLDVLKAQNPSVNMSNWKMLGETQFTGGQRQYSIMMSNPPIYYQRHKQLRLYFGGSEVILKHFGCEWLWNCKV, encoded by the exons atgAATTCATCATTTAAATTATCCAAAGATTTCCGAATggctttcaaacaaaaattagaaaataga TTGCATGTCGTAAAACAAGAGCCTTTGCCATTCAATATAAAACAAGAAATACAACCCTTACAAGAAAACAGATCCATTAAACAAGAATGCATCAAAATCGAATCAACAAATGAACCATTTATCCCAATGAACTGGTGTACGACTGAACCCAAGCATGAAATAATCATTCCAAAATTGGAAGACAAACGACATGTTAGTAGAAATGGTTACAAATTCAATTCCCACCAATCAAAGCTTTTGCCACCGAAAAAGAAACGTCCGCAACAACAAAATCGCAAACCCCAAATCGAAATTGCGATCAGAGTGCATGAAAATTTGTCCTCAAAAGATCCAAATTCACTAACACAAAGGCAACTCGATTCACTAACTTGGGCGGAAACGGTTATAGTCAGAAGTGCGTTGCCAAGACACGAAAGACGACCGCCAGCAGAGCTACAGGGTCCAATTGAAATACAAGATGACAACCCGGCAAACGACTTACTTAATCAAGCATTTATACAAAACGAAACGATTCATGTGATTCCAGATACCCTCCAATTAGCTGTTATAAATTCAGCTAACTCAGGGGGAAGATATTCATTGGCACAAGCTCGTTTGATTGAAAAGACTTTGAGCAAGGCTGTGATCAATTATATCCTTGAGAATCCACGAGCCAAATTACCGGTTTTTGGAAAGTCAGTTTATTTTGATGGTGTCCTAGTGTTGGACTGCAAAGATGAAGAATCTTATAACTTTGCCAAATTAATATTGAGTGATATTAAACTTTGGGAAGGGTCTAGGTTAAAAATGGTTGAGCCAGAGAAAACACCATTTAATTCAATTGGAACTTTGCATATTCCCGATGTTGGTATtgataaaaatttagttttagatGTTCTTAAAGCTCAAAACCCTTCGGTTAATATGAGTAATTGGAAGATGTTGGGAGAGACCCAATTTACTGGTGGTCAGAGACAATATTCTATAATGATGTCTAATCCACCGATATATTATCAAAGACATAAACAGCTGAGACTTTATTTTGGAGGAAGTGAAGTTATACTTAAGCATTTTGGTTGTGAATGGCTTTGGAATTGTAAAGTATAA
- the LOC129910060 gene encoding DEAD box protein 52 homolog produces MDSFDLFRQLTKGAHFKKRKVDKHNSLNVKVEPELNIKKEEVVSDNDENPPIVEDEPMELLKGSTFSVTKKKKSSSLTLEEKQRIKEEEQIINLRKENKISVIGKNIPPPITAFEDLQTLYNVSPKLVNNLAACKYPTPTPIQMQSMPIMLKGRPLMACAPTGSGKTIAFLTPIINDLKGPKKDGFRALILAPTRELSQQIYRECLRLSEGTALKIHVISKVSQAEQKFGPKSSKKYDILISTPNRVRYLLQQEPPVLDLKNIEWFVIDEADKMLEEGQNSFKEQFDDILTACTSEKKKLALFSATYTVPVSKWALKNLKGLVRVTIGQQNAATELVNQELLFVGSESGKLIAIRDLVREGLKPPVLIFVQSKDRAKQLFEELLYDGINVDVIHADRTQQQRDNVVRAFREGHIWVLICTELMGRGIDFKGVNLVINYDFPPTTISYIHRIGRTGRAGRPGHAITFFTQNDTTNLRGIAQIIKNSGGTVPDYMLKLKKTKKSEKKKLASSAPRRDVISTDPKFEARRKSKLKKVGQFVKINSKSDEKSSKKNSNKKKTKIIKNILNEEYLPTKTKSNKKKNKNKTK; encoded by the exons ATGGATTCATTTGATTTATTCCGACAATTAACTAAAGGTGCTCACTTTAAGAAAAGAAAGGTTGATAAACATAAT tcatTGAATGTAAAAGTTGAACctgaattaaatattaaaaaagaagaagtagTCTCTGACAATGATGAGAACCCTCCAATTGTTGAAGACGAACCAATGGAACTTTTGAAAGGCTCAACTTTCTCAGTTACAAAGAAGAAAAAGTCTTCTTCGTTGACGTTGGAAGAAAAGCAGCGAATTAAAGAGGAAGAACAG aTTATCAACTTGCGAAAGGAGAATAAGATCTCGGTCATTGGTAAAAATATTCCACCGCCAATAACTGCCTTCGAAGATCTTCAAACTCTTTACAATGTTTCGCCAAAACTTGTCAACAATTTGGCAGCTTGTAAATATCCAACTCCAACGCCTATTCAAATGCAATCTATGCCCATTATGTTAAAG GGTCGCCCTCTTATGGCTTGTGCTCCAACTGGATCTGGAAAAACAATAGCTTTTCTAACCCCAATCATCAATGATCTTAAAGGTCCAAAGAAAGACGGCTTTCGGGCTCTCATATTGGCACCAACTCGTGAGCTTTCTCAACAAATTTATCGCGAATGTTTGAGACTCTCGGAGGGAACTGCTTTAAAAATACACGTTATAAGTAAAGTCAGTCAAGCTGAACAGAAATTTGGCCCAAAGAGTAGTAAAAAATACGACATCTTAATATCAACTCCGAATAGAGTACGTTATTTGTTGCAACAGGAACCGCCTGTTTTGGATCTAAAAAA CATTGAATGGTTTGTTATTGATGAAGCTGATAAAATGTTAGAAGAAGgtcaaaatagttttaaagaACAATTTGATGATATTCTTACTGCGTGTACAAGTGAAAAGAAGAAACTAGCATTATTTAGTGCTACCTATACAGTTCCAGTTTCGAAATGGGCTTTGAAGAATTTGAAGGGATTGGTGCGAGTTACAATTGGTCAGCAAAATGCTGCGACTGAATTAGTTAATCAAGAATTGCTTTTTGTTGGATCTGAATCTGGGAAATTGATTGCAATAAGAGACCTTGTGCGAGAGGGATTGAAGCCACCAGTACTTATATTTGTGCAGAGTAAG gATCGAGCTAAGcaactttttgaagaattactCTATGATGGAATCAATGTAGATGTCATTCATGCAGATAGAACTCAGCAACAGCGAGATAATGTTGTGCGAGCATTTCGCGAAGGACATATTTGGGTACTCATTTGTACAGAACTTATGGGTCGTGGTATTGATTTCAAAGGTGTCAATTTGGTCATAAACTATGATTTCCCACCAACGACAATTTCATATATTCATCGAATTGGTCGAACAGGAAGAGCTGGCCGACCAGGAcatgcaataacatttttcacacaaaatgaCACAACTAATCTAAGAGg CATTgctcaaataattaaaaattctggTGGAACTGTTCCCGATTATATGCTAAAGCTGAAAAAGACCAAAAAATCCGAAAAGAAAAAACTCGCCAGCAGTGCACCCCGTCGTGATGTCATATCGACAGATCCAAAGTTTGAAGCACGCAGAAAAAGTAAACTAAAGAAAGTAGGtcaatttgttaaaattaactCCAAATCAGATGAAAAATCAAGTAaaaagaattcaaataaaaagaaaacaaaaattataaaaaatattctcaaCGAAGAATATTTAcccacaaaaacaaaatcaaacaaaaagaagaataaaaataaaacaaagtga
- the LOC129910572 gene encoding N-acetylneuraminate 9-O-acetyltransferase, producing the protein MTSEVNQSKAEHFIQQLNAANAKKVALLLVIGFVAYHGILNYRYGSDSCNWLLSKGRFKGDKEWQPYGCMMHKYSQTDTRRCFRYLAFWGNKNQFVFIGDSRVRMLYHTFINHLHPNDDDNGSSLFADQRSDTSFEDPKLKMKAIYINADEMQNSLLQLLAKFEADTPSPSVVIAGFTHQGFLGGNVTTELLKAYNFNLTKLVVPFDKLVAKKSKVLWKLQDRVNEEKLVDAWKAVQNEDIDQFNRVAREVFRYSSANVWESSSHIANGLLDNAADGYQLSPLGLRHDIQIILNMYCNDYMNYNDGTCCSSAEPYTVIQIISYAVFGVCFSLVLAMYARRWIMHLRGQTLYMPLSQVNGNSSSVSLPADYSTPIVALATLGIILAYFYLCDRTNFFMKENKYYSEFSFWIPVGYVVALGLFFTEDSRFTKVLNRDQTDELKGWILCVVLIYYMTGAHRVLPIHMNIRVLISAYLFLTGYSQYTYMWHTGKSGLVRFFQVMFRMNFLTIVLCFCMNRPYQFYYFVPLLSFWVCIIYFLLSLPPRITSQSVDSNALHYLYLVGKFVGCLSVITVLFLSEVFFERIFVTRPWKALFVTTDDDIHDWWYQWKIDRYTVTFGMIFAACFHIAQKYSIFDDNNHGNLFARRTSITVTLLAIIGVGFYETFSFLCRNEQNCEEIHSYIVFIPIVGYIILRNISGILRTRYSTFFAWFGRISLELFICQYHIWLAADRHGVLVLLPGFPTLNMIITSFIFVCASHEVHRITQILLPYAVPSDWKLVTRNFILFFIVLIPIGRYDGMF; encoded by the exons atgacttccgAAGTCAATCAATCAAAAGCTGAACATTTTATTCAACAATTGAACGCTGCGAATGCTAAAAAAGTTGCCCTTCTTTTAGTTATCGGCTTTGTTGCTTATCATGGAATTCTAAATTATCGATATG GAAGTGATTCGTGTAATTGGCTTCTCTCAAAAGGTCGCTTTAAAGGCGACAAAGAATGGCAACCATACGGCTGCATGATGCACAAATATTCCCAAAC AGATACCAGACGCTGTTTTCGTTATCTAGCTTTTTGGggtaataaaaatcaatttgtttttattggcgattccCGCGTTCGAATGCTTTATCACACATTCATCAACCATCTTCATCCAAATGACGATGACAATGGTTCATCATTATTCGCCGATCAAAGGTCTGATACATCTTTTGAAGACCCAAAGTTAAAAATGAAAGCAATCTATATTAACGCTGATGAAATGCAAAACAGTCTTTTACAATTGTTGGCTAAATTTGAAGCTGATACACCTTCCCCGTCGGTAGTTATTGCCGGCTTTACACATCAAGGCTTTTTGGGGGGAAATGTTACTACCGAATTGCtcaaagcttataatttcaacCTGACCAAGCTTGTGGTTCCTTTTGACAAATTGGTTGCGAAAAAATCTAAAGTTCTTTGGAAACTCCAAGATAGAGTCAATGAAGAGAAGCTTGTAGACGCTTGGAAGGCAGTCCAAAATGAAGACATTGATCAGTTTAATCGAGTTGCCCGTGAGGTCTTTCGATATTCATCGGCCAATGTGTGGGAATCCTCTTCCCACATTGCTAATGGGCTGCTGGACAATGCTGCAGATGGATATCAATTGAGTCCTCTTGGACTGCGTCATgatattcaaataattttgaatatgtACTGCAACGATTACATGAACTACAATGATGGGACCTGCTGTAGCAGTGCGGAACCCTATACTGTTATTCAAATCATCTCCTATGCTGTCTTTGGAGTTTG TTTTTCACTGGTTCTGGCGATGTACGCTCGACGTTGGATAATGCATCTGCGTGGCCAAACACTCTATATGCCACTAAGTCAAGTGAACGGTAACTCATCCTCAGTATCACTGCCTGCTGATTATTCCACGCCGATCGTTGCATTGGCTACCCTTGGCATAATTCTCGCTTATTTCTATCTTTGTGATCGTACCAACTTCTTCATGAAGGAGAACAAGTACTACTCGGAGTTTAGTTTTTGGATACCAGTTGGCTATGTGGTTGCTTTGGGTTTATTCTTCACTGAAGATTCACGATTCACCAAAGTCCTTAATCGTGACCAAACAGACGAACTCAAAGGATGGATACTTTGTGTGGTTCTAATCTATTACATGACTGGAGCTCATCGAGTTCTGCCAATTCACATGAACATACGAGTCCTTATCAGTGCCTATTTGTTTCTGACTGGTTACAGTCAATACACTTATATGTGGCACACTGGAAAATCAGGCCTAGTGCGGTTCTTCCAAGTGATGTTCCGCATGAATTTCTTGACAATTGTCCTTTGTTTTTGTATGAATCGTCCGTATCAGTTCTATTACTTCGTCCCGCTGCTTTCCTTCTGGGTTTGCATAATTTATTTCTTACTTTCATTACCACCTCGCATCACTTCTCAGAGTGTGGACAGTAATGCATTGCATTATCTCTATTTGGTTGGCAAATTTGTTGGTTGTCTGAGTGTCATTACTGTACTTTTCCTTTCAGAGGTCTTCTTTGAAAGAATATTTGTAACACGGCCATGGAAGGCATTGTTTGTGACCACAGATGATGATATCCATGATTGGTGGTATCAGTGGAAGATCGATAGGTATACAGTGACCTTTGGAATGATCTTTGCCGCATGCTTCCACATCGCACAGAAATATAGCATTTTTGATGATAATAATCATGGAAATCTCTTTGCCCGACGAACTTCCATCACAGTCACTCTATTGGCAATAATTGGTGTTGGATTCTATGAAACATTTAGTTTCCTATGCCGCAATGAACAGAATTGTGAAGAAATACACTCGTATATTGTGTTCATCCCGATTGTGGGTTATATCATTTTGAGAAATATATCGGGTATCTTACGGACAAGATATTCGACATTTTTCGCTTGGTTTGGACGAATTTCATTAGAATTGTTCATATGTCAATATCATATTTGGTTGGCAGCTGATAGACATGGAGTTTTGGTACTTCTACCAGGATTTCCAACTCTAAATATGATTATAACTAGTTTTATATTTGTTTGTGCTTCGCATGAAGTGCATCGGATTACACAAATATTACTGCCATATGCTGTTCCAAGTGATTGGAAGCTAGTGactcgaaattttattttattctttattgTATTAATACCAATTGGACGGTATGATGGAATGTTTTGa
- the LOC129910061 gene encoding protein halfway, with protein sequence MWFTIKSLNRGIILWLCICCTIIENVVPEEDTQPEQQPEQKEPQSPSSTSSSTQNPIDKADDFRKACFYAEPDLCQQYDNETSADSCPCRLHPEMPNSWVCCNVTDFYAFSSSCKSNGWVNLHMRNATLKWIDISHSTFQKLTSLSITDGNIPKITNAMSRASYVKCLNVSNNNLSEINSRAFISLQNFQVLDISSNNLSLIPKLNSHHNLTVDISNNKRLLCNSLLDSIVRGSFKFVGPDTTYCLWNQTYNWFNSTDYMPIRQLERWKRLHSECPKIPGYGNCTCDAEQMAFSTKNDEPHLLFTAKVDCSNLGLIELPPNLPDNTISLNVSNNNITSIGHHFHSNPTYRNINKFDADQNQISSMYELEGTKFMEVFQKFYLRKNAINKIPEYLLSNALENNPNGRAIYLGGNEINCDCNSAKVLKLWLLARHANIPDYNYILCRNMKQRVIDLQEIKLCQSPHDWTDYIYYLITLEVILLVALIMKVSYDYWVFKTAGYLPWPASKMPKLPCDWLCES encoded by the exons ATGTGGTTCACAATTAAG tcacTTAATAGAGGAATAATTCTATGGTTATGCATTTGTTGTACTATAATCGAAAATGTAGTACCCGAAGAAGACACTCAACCCGAGCAACAACCTGAACAAAAAGAACCTCAATCGCCATCATCTACCTCATCATCAACACAAAATCCCATCGACAAGGCAGACGATTTTAGAAAAGCCTGTTTCTATGCCGAACCAGATCTATGCCAGCAATATGACAATGAGACTTCGGCAGATTCATGTCCATGTCGCCTCCATCCCGAAATGCCAAATTCATGGGTCTGCTGTAACGTAACTGATTTCTATGCGTTTTCATCGTCATGCAAAAGCAATGGTTGGGTCAATCTGCATATGCGAAATGCGACTCTTAAATGGATTGATATATCACACTCGACTTTCCAAAAGCTCACCTCATTGTCAATTACTGATGGTAATATTCCAAAAATTACCAACGCAATGTCTCGTGCCTCATACGTGAAATGTCTTAATGTTTCAAATAACAATTTGTCGGAAATAAATTCACGTGCCTTTATAAGCTTGCAAAACTTTCAAGTGCTCGACATTTCGAGTAATAATCTGTCGTTGATTCCAAAATTGAATTCTCATCATAATTTAACTGTGGATATAAG taaCAACAAACGATTATTATGTAATTCTTTGCTTGACTCAATTGTTCGTGgttcttttaaatttgttggACCTGATACAACTTATTGTCTATGGAATCAAACATACAATTGGTTTAATTCTACAGATTATATGCCCATTCGACAGCTAGAACGTTGGAAAAGATTACATTCAGAATGTCCAAAGATACCTGGCTATGGTAATTGTACATGTGACGCTGAACAAATGGCTTTTTCG aCGAAAAATGACGAGCCTCATCTCCTATTCACTGCTAAAGTTGACTGCTCAAACTTGGGTTTGATAGAATTGCCACCAAATTTACCCGATAATACAATATCTTTGAATGTTTCAAATAACAAT atAACAAGTATTGGTCATCATTTTCATTCGAATCCAACGTACAGAAATATTAACAAGTTTGACGCTGATCAAAACCAAATATCATCTATGTACGAACTAGAGGGAACAAAGTTTATGGaagtttttcaaaagttttactTAAGAAAGAATGCAATTAATAAG ATTCCCGAATATCTACTGTCTAATGCTTTGGAAAATAATCCAAACGGTCGTGCAATATACCTTGGTGGCAATGAAATAAATTGTGATTGCAATTCGGCAAAAGTGcttaaa CTTTGGCTCTTGGCTCGACATGCAAATATTCCAGATTACAATTATATTCTCTGTCGTAATATGAAACAGCGAGTAATTGATTTACAAGAAATCAAACTTTGCCAATCTCCGCATGATTGGACAGACTATATTTACTATCTCATAACCTTGGAAGTTATTTTACTTGTCGCTCTTATCATGAAAGTATCATATGATTATTGGGTTTTCAAAACAGCCGGTTATTTGCCATGGCCAGCAAGTAAAATGCCCAAACTTCCATGTGATTGGCTTTGTGAATCGTAA